From the genome of Candidatus Defluviilinea proxima:
TGTGGCCAAGGGGAGTTGGTGAACATAACAAAGCCTCGGTTATTGATACCGCTCTCCCAGCATTTTACGGTCCGTTATCTCATACGGACCGGGATGCTGAAAATGCTCGCAGAATTTTCCCAGCCGGTCATCGCACTGGCATGGGACGATCCGCAGTTAGGCACGGAGATCGAATCTCTTGGCGGGGAGGTCTTTATCACCTCGCACTTCAAGCATGGACACGAGTTCGAGCACGTTCGTGCGCGCATCAACCATTGGCATCGCCGCTACCGCAATACGGTGACCACTGCGATCGATGCCCGGCGAAATGCCCTGTTCATGGATGGACGTTCACTTGCGGTACATACACTGCGAAATGCCCTGATGACCGCGGAGCAATTACTGCCTGGGAACATGGAGCGTCTTTTTGCAAAGGATGAAGAACTGTTCTGGCAAGATACGAACGTGGCTGATTTTGTGCCTGTGCTTGAAAATGCGCGGCCTGATGCTGTTTTTTCTATAACGCCGTTCATTTATCAGGATGAGCCTTGGTTACGGTTAGGTCGAAAAGCGGATATTCCTTTGTTCACTGCCATTCTTTCCTTTGACAACATCACTGCCCGCACTTGGCTTCCGGTTACGTTCCGGCATTACATGGTTTGGAATAAATACAATAAACAGGAACTCCTGCGTTCTTATCCAACTGTTAAAGTGGATGACGTTTCTGTGACGGGCCCGCCACAGTTCGATTTTTATTGGGATAAAAGTTATATCTGGGATGAAAACACCTGGCGCAGGGAACTTGGCCTGCCAATGGATGCCCCGGTCATCTTTTGGGGATCGGGGTATGTGAAGATCGTGCCCAATGAAACATCACTGTTGTTGGACCTGGACTTTGCCATCGAAAACGGTCAGATTCCCGATAAGCCTGTCATCCTGTTTCGCAGGCATCCGGTGGACATCGAAAGCAGATGGACACCCATCCTAA
Proteins encoded in this window:
- a CDS encoding CDP-glycerol glycerophosphotransferase family protein; the protein is MLAEFSQPVIALAWDDPQLGTEIESLGGEVFITSHFKHGHEFEHVRARINHWHRRYRNTVTTAIDARRNALFMDGRSLAVHTLRNALMTAEQLLPGNMERLFAKDEELFWQDTNVADFVPVLENARPDAVFSITPFIYQDEPWLRLGRKADIPLFTAILSFDNITARTWLPVTFRHYMVWNKYNKQELLRSYPTVKVDDVSVTGPPQFDFYWDKSYIWDENTWRRELGLPMDAPVIFWGSGYVKIVPNETSLLLDLDFAIENGQIPDKPVILFRRHPVDIESRWTPILKQCKYVVVDRPWQAREANGKMDISRYDIERLASTLYHSCVHVNVSSTLTVDGAIFNKPQVGPAYDPEGRPKYDRVLKELYLREHYLPITNSGGLDLARNTKEFIDAVSSALEKPGKLAVGRQKIVEEICAFSDGESTERISRVLKGVLTNGQ